The following proteins are co-located in the Paenibacillus sp. JNUCC32 genome:
- a CDS encoding discoidin domain-containing protein, which produces MGLRQRVIFLVIFVTAFIMVTTLSERSNAATGNMALGKTAYSSSNEVDFLGPEKAVDGGTEHASRWSSERTDDQWFYVDLGVPVEIGRVIINWQTPAEQYQILVSDDAVSWRNVFADNRVLVASGPGEDTIDFEPTVAQYVKFQGETRRPIEGVYYGYSFWEFEVYKGRPQLQPIMDAVKNSIVVSEGDTLLNLPAVPEGYTLTLVNTDSLPVIDVQGNIHAPLVDTQVQLLLQIQSDSDPTYLLTDNALVTVPGLYEQTSDRNPEPRVIPSLREWLGATGEFRLSDKSKIVIRADDEAALRGTADILQQDLLDLSKLSLTVEVGSPQEGDIYLMLDAAHTGLGKEGYELNIGEYASVAASEQTGVMFGTRTILQLLGHAADHKAMPKGQSRDYPKYPDRGFMLDVGRKFYTIEFLQDYVKLMSYYKMNRFQIHLNDDVDDVGYFRLESEKFPGVTSKDGYYTKQQFRDLQLLGMEYGVNVVPEIDTPGHSGAFIAYDSRLGSNNQLDIHRPETLDFIKALFDEYLDGSNPTFVGPDVHVGTDEYFGDDKEAFRRYADMLLNHINSKGKRARLWGSLSAYDGTTPVSNNATMDIWYEPYGSAQQAVELGYDIINTNTNLLYIVPQLYRSYLNYDFIYNEWEPNDWLETKLPYAHPQVKGGMFALWNDVSVEKGVSMADSHQRILPSMQVLAEKLWRGNRIDRNFASFQADAAKYVDPPGVHQSHKLQIDNERHLVLDYTFDEGFADRSGNGFDGNAVNAGTEKGIFGQAVRLNGGASYVETPLRTLGFGWTMSMWIKPDTDNPQGVVLLESPDGQLKYNIGGSGKIAITKENYVSEFNYKLPTDRWTHVSMIGDDTGTSIFINGSEYTATLKDGSKLETFVLPVAKIGSETNAFKGLIDELIVRNTYLDLHGNLALHKQAESSQPESSSYTADKAVDGRGDTRWSSDWVDDTWFMVDLGEVKNIDAVSILWQTAYGSKYRILVSEDKENWTNVVKDNNGEINGKPGRVVTTFQSTQARYVKFEGVSRATMFGYSFEEFEVYGEEYKLGNLRPIIDLLTAIEADKLVEDDYSPEGWAQLQQAIGQATAAIQSAQLSRPEAEQAYAELSVARDRLTIEDVMDLIELNVNGSIASNLYLPQKGQLGTRIVWNSSKPDYLNANGQLLKRPSSGSGDMEVVLTATISKGAASAEKTFKIKIKALPGSGGGGWVPTPVTPDPEEGQNGGSNPGGEDPGNGNENGNGNGNGGESGGSTTLRLNDIASHWAEASIKRAVELGFVTGYTDKTFKPNKTVSRDEFVVMLVKALKLQGANSSLDFADAGSIQTVAKPYIAQALESGLISGYADGTFRPKVSIRRAELAAMIVRGLGLKTSEGHELSYADADQIPAWAKPYVAAAQEAGVMNGRGDNRFAPAASATRAEAVTVILNMLDALGELKEQEQN; this is translated from the coding sequence GTGGGTTTACGGCAGAGGGTTATTTTTTTAGTTATATTTGTTACCGCTTTCATAATGGTGACCACCCTTTCGGAGAGGTCCAATGCCGCAACAGGGAATATGGCTCTAGGGAAGACGGCTTATTCGTCGTCGAACGAAGTGGATTTTCTCGGACCTGAGAAAGCGGTCGATGGGGGCACCGAACATGCAAGCCGCTGGTCTTCGGAAAGAACGGACGATCAGTGGTTTTACGTTGATCTGGGTGTGCCTGTAGAAATCGGAAGAGTAATCATCAACTGGCAGACTCCGGCGGAGCAATATCAGATTCTCGTATCCGACGATGCGGTATCCTGGCGGAACGTATTCGCGGACAACCGCGTGCTCGTCGCGTCCGGGCCGGGTGAAGATACGATCGATTTCGAGCCGACTGTGGCGCAATACGTCAAGTTTCAAGGGGAGACGCGACGTCCTATTGAAGGCGTTTATTACGGATACTCCTTCTGGGAATTCGAGGTATACAAAGGCAGACCTCAACTGCAGCCAATTATGGACGCGGTGAAAAACAGCATCGTCGTCTCGGAAGGGGATACCCTGCTGAATCTGCCCGCTGTACCGGAAGGTTATACGCTGACGCTGGTGAACACGGACAGCTTGCCGGTGATCGACGTGCAGGGCAATATTCATGCGCCGCTTGTCGATACTCAGGTTCAGCTGCTGCTGCAAATCCAGAGCGACAGCGATCCGACTTATCTTTTAACGGATAATGCGCTAGTCACCGTACCCGGTCTCTACGAGCAGACGAGCGATCGGAACCCGGAGCCGCGCGTCATTCCTTCTTTGCGTGAGTGGCTGGGCGCAACCGGCGAGTTCCGCTTGTCGGACAAATCCAAAATCGTCATTCGCGCAGATGATGAGGCGGCTCTGCGGGGGACGGCTGACATTTTGCAGCAGGACTTATTGGATTTATCGAAGTTGTCACTGACCGTTGAGGTTGGTTCTCCTCAAGAGGGAGATATCTATTTGATGCTGGATGCCGCCCATACGGGATTGGGGAAAGAGGGATATGAGCTGAATATCGGCGAATATGCTTCTGTTGCTGCGTCCGAGCAGACGGGTGTCATGTTCGGCACGAGAACGATCTTGCAGCTGCTCGGCCACGCTGCCGATCATAAAGCGATGCCTAAGGGGCAATCGCGCGATTATCCGAAATACCCAGATCGGGGCTTTATGCTCGATGTGGGCCGCAAGTTTTATACGATCGAGTTTTTGCAGGACTATGTCAAGCTGATGTCCTACTATAAGATGAACCGGTTCCAGATTCACCTGAACGATGATGTCGACGATGTCGGTTACTTCCGTCTGGAGAGCGAGAAATTTCCGGGAGTGACGAGCAAGGACGGCTATTATACGAAGCAGCAATTCAGAGACCTGCAGCTGCTTGGGATGGAATACGGCGTAAACGTCGTGCCGGAAATTGATACGCCGGGCCACTCCGGCGCGTTCATCGCCTACGATTCTCGATTGGGCAGCAACAATCAACTGGATATCCATCGTCCAGAGACGCTCGACTTCATTAAAGCGCTGTTTGACGAGTATCTCGACGGCAGCAATCCGACCTTCGTCGGCCCGGATGTGCACGTCGGCACGGATGAATATTTCGGCGACGACAAGGAGGCGTTCCGCAGGTACGCGGATATGCTCCTTAACCACATTAACAGCAAAGGCAAACGCGCCCGTCTATGGGGCAGTCTGTCCGCATACGACGGCACGACGCCGGTCAGCAACAATGCGACGATGGACATCTGGTATGAACCGTACGGAAGCGCTCAGCAGGCCGTGGAGCTCGGCTACGATATTATCAATACCAATACGAATTTGCTCTACATCGTTCCGCAGCTGTACCGCAGTTATTTGAATTACGATTTTATTTACAACGAGTGGGAGCCCAACGATTGGCTGGAGACGAAGCTTCCTTATGCGCATCCGCAGGTCAAAGGCGGCATGTTCGCGCTCTGGAACGATGTGTCCGTAGAGAAAGGCGTATCCATGGCGGACTCGCATCAGCGGATCTTGCCTTCCATGCAAGTGCTGGCGGAAAAGCTGTGGAGAGGCAACCGAATCGATCGGAACTTCGCAAGCTTCCAGGCGGATGCCGCAAAGTACGTGGACCCGCCGGGTGTTCATCAGTCACACAAGCTTCAAATCGACAATGAGCGGCATCTCGTGCTGGATTATACCTTCGACGAAGGCTTCGCGGACCGTTCGGGGAACGGCTTTGACGGCAACGCGGTGAATGCAGGCACAGAGAAGGGAATCTTCGGTCAAGCCGTGAGGCTAAACGGCGGGGCCAGCTACGTGGAAACGCCGCTTCGCACGCTTGGTTTCGGCTGGACGATGTCCATGTGGATCAAACCGGACACTGACAACCCGCAAGGAGTTGTGCTGCTGGAATCTCCGGACGGACAGCTGAAATACAACATTGGGGGCAGCGGCAAAATCGCCATCACAAAAGAAAATTACGTCAGCGAATTCAATTATAAGCTGCCGACCGATCGCTGGACCCATGTCAGTATGATCGGCGACGACACGGGGACCTCCATCTTCATTAACGGCAGTGAATATACGGCTACTCTCAAAGACGGCTCCAAGCTGGAAACATTCGTTCTGCCGGTAGCCAAAATCGGCAGCGAGACGAATGCGTTTAAAGGCTTGATTGACGAGCTCATCGTAAGGAACACCTACTTGGACCTGCATGGAAATCTGGCTTTGCATAAGCAAGCTGAATCCTCGCAGCCGGAATCCTCGTCCTACACGGCGGATAAAGCGGTGGACGGCAGAGGGGATACCAGATGGTCCAGCGATTGGGTGGACGATACCTGGTTCATGGTGGATCTAGGTGAAGTGAAGAACATTGATGCTGTATCTATTTTGTGGCAAACGGCATATGGTTCGAAGTACCGCATTCTCGTGTCCGAGGACAAGGAGAACTGGACGAACGTTGTGAAAGACAACAACGGGGAGATTAACGGAAAGCCGGGACGTGTCGTGACTACCTTCCAGAGCACGCAAGCCAGATACGTGAAGTTCGAAGGGGTGTCCAGAGCTACTATGTTCGGCTATTCCTTTGAGGAATTTGAAGTGTACGGCGAGGAATATAAACTCGGCAATCTACGGCCGATTATCGACCTGTTGACGGCTATCGAGGCCGACAAGCTTGTGGAGGACGATTACTCTCCTGAGGGCTGGGCACAGCTTCAGCAAGCGATTGGGCAAGCGACTGCGGCTATTCAATCCGCCCAACTGTCTCGTCCTGAGGCCGAGCAGGCGTATGCCGAGCTGAGCGTTGCTCGCGATCGTCTCACGATCGAAGACGTAATGGACCTGATCGAGCTTAATGTGAACGGAAGTATCGCATCCAACCTTTACCTGCCGCAGAAAGGGCAGCTCGGTACGCGCATCGTCTGGAACAGCTCAAAACCAGACTACCTGAATGCGAATGGACAGTTGTTGAAACGTCCGTCAAGCGGGTCGGGCGACATGGAGGTCGTGCTGACCGCGACGATCAGCAAGGGAGCTGCATCCGCGGAAAAAACGTTCAAGATCAAAATCAAAGCGCTGCCTGGCTCCGGGGGCGGAGGATGGGTTCCGACTCCAGTAACTCCTGATCCGGAAGAAGGTCAAAACGGCGGTTCGAATCCGGGAGGTGAAGATCCAGGCAATGGCAATGAGAACGGCAATGGCAATGGCAATGGCGGGGAGTCCGGCGGATCGACAACGCTTCGGCTGAACGATATTGCGAGCCATTGGGCAGAAGCGTCCATCAAACGGGCGGTTGAGCTTGGATTCGTAACGGGCTACACCGACAAGACGTTCAAGCCGAATAAGACGGTCAGCAGAGACGAATTCGTCGTCATGCTGGTCAAAGCGTTGAAGCTGCAGGGTGCGAACAGTTCGCTGGACTTCGCGGACGCAGGTTCGATTCAAACCGTGGCGAAGCCTTATATTGCACAGGCCTTGGAATCCGGCCTGATCAGCGGCTATGCGGACGGGACATTCCGACCAAAGGTTTCGATTCGTCGAGCAGAACTGGCAGCAATGATTGTTCGCGGCTTGGGTCTGAAGACTTCGGAAGGGCATGAGCTCTCTTACGCGGACGCGGATCAAATCCCGGCTTGGGCGAAGCCGTACGTGGCAGCAGCCCAGGAGGCGGGAGTGATGAACGGTCGCGGGGACAACCGTTTCGCACCGGCCGCCTCGGCGACGAGAGCTGAAGCAGTAACCGTTATTCTAAATATGCTTGATGCGCTTGGGGAGTTGAAGGAACAGGAGCAGAACTAA
- a CDS encoding DUF4855 domain-containing protein, with translation MKTRRSLTALLLVPVMLLSLISSVYAEEAGIESAGFYNLAQGKPYTWSEQPEGAFPDDGTKLTDGNAADPSRDSGNWVGHRNKKSRSVVFDLGEQKTVQEVSARFLHDWPNNETLVPLTVSFYASDDGASWGVLSHNATQLLWGDQTNIETFAWDGSPETGAVKRGDYTEGLVYARYVKVVFSMHPRAWSMIDEVTITGADGLIAGAQPVQPEPYALLQPGDATGGIQNLGLLYNGHYADGTGNWTKERAIPNISYVNEQGEPVDWLFDGVLYLGLTSDNGRGFGAAEAAGKARKQEWEWYLDKTFNAGGDMSALNEATVEAGVKLGEPDHKTKVVLMIPEPGEYQSDFGSIDGEDLNFDVGAVGDAASLDNRAKAIQWWVDEVQARWTAAGYSNLELVGMYWLEEQISTHATGPEMVKRASDIVHNAGLKLFWIPHFMAYKAFMWKDVGIDAVSLQPNYFFEKLDPSRLEDTADMAKRYGMSLELEFDDRMINDAVFRERFIEYLNSGVDTGLMQHGYKAYYQGNNAVYNAAKSTDPATRVLYDWLYQFSKGTYQKQDAAPPDVVALMNGQPISEHTIVPDTTQAAFTWTIPGDDGSGIVKVTAKYDGKPYTEGTVVDLTGKPGKHVLELTVAAAKSKTVKFVIEARLGADGLLALVDKYADNKQLSNADTVRAMRNALIMMERTQESNPEQARDYLLAFNAKLEEAKGLEFVTEGAYTALKEGVYYEAGSIAQDKEAEASSTEAAGLEPAKALDGAPATRWASEVRDTSWFQVDLDSQQTFDTIRIDWEYARADQYRLSVSDDKQTWEPLKVGNNGVVKAADGKNTLVFPATTARYIKFEGLNRATFYGYSFYEFGVYDLAPQQELKTLDGIQAAVDASTKKVTIDGLVMNGKKEHLYVKVLDPKGNIQYTGQTGTEDDGSFRIAFTLTGEEQGKYTVELETDDMTIPELVTFEYRKTPTSGGGNGGGGGSNGGGSSGGSGGGGQAQNPYTLQADGSVKAVLVPTMNGQQAAAAVGASDLNAAIQRAVADSKGNKHVHVELKSSNAAGSYALELPAANLTNQPNLILHISTPYAQLVLTGDMLAGVKENAVKLLVIVSDYAGEYRSNEAAGRIGNRPIVEIALQLDGEALSWKNTKASISIAIPYSLQAGEQAVDLQAFELMGDSAAAINGASYDKDKNMLRFSIDHVGVYAIGGKNPAAFSDLGKHEWAREAIEKLAERGIVKGTSIEKGTFSPANQVTRADFILMLVNMLDLRAEIASTFADVKPNDYYYDAVSIAKQLGIASGVNEVNFAPRDSISRQDAMVMLTRALQTTGAIKPSASGSTLEGFRDASQIAPYAADSVATMFEYGLVTGSNGYMKPKSTTSRAEAAMFLYRVLQLIEGQQQ, from the coding sequence GTGAAAACTAGACGAAGTTTGACTGCTTTGCTGCTTGTCCCGGTCATGCTGTTATCATTAATCTCCTCCGTGTATGCGGAGGAGGCGGGCATAGAAAGCGCCGGCTTTTATAATCTGGCCCAAGGGAAACCGTACACATGGTCGGAACAGCCGGAGGGTGCTTTCCCGGATGACGGGACGAAGCTGACGGACGGCAATGCCGCCGACCCCTCGCGTGACAGCGGCAACTGGGTGGGCCACCGCAACAAGAAATCCCGTTCGGTTGTATTTGATCTAGGCGAGCAAAAGACGGTTCAGGAGGTGAGCGCGCGTTTCCTGCACGATTGGCCGAACAACGAAACGCTTGTGCCGCTCACCGTTTCGTTCTACGCGTCGGACGATGGGGCGAGCTGGGGCGTATTGTCTCATAATGCAACTCAGTTGTTATGGGGCGACCAGACCAACATCGAGACATTTGCATGGGACGGCAGCCCTGAAACTGGAGCAGTCAAGCGTGGCGATTATACCGAAGGACTCGTATACGCTCGGTATGTGAAAGTGGTGTTCTCCATGCATCCGAGGGCATGGAGCATGATCGACGAGGTGACGATTACCGGTGCGGATGGCTTGATCGCCGGAGCGCAGCCGGTACAGCCTGAGCCGTACGCCCTCCTGCAGCCTGGAGATGCTACTGGCGGGATTCAAAACCTGGGCTTGCTGTATAACGGACACTACGCGGACGGCACAGGAAATTGGACGAAGGAACGGGCTATCCCTAATATCAGTTATGTGAACGAGCAGGGAGAGCCTGTCGATTGGCTGTTCGACGGCGTGCTGTATCTGGGCTTGACATCGGATAACGGCAGAGGCTTCGGAGCGGCAGAAGCGGCCGGAAAAGCCAGAAAACAGGAATGGGAATGGTATTTGGATAAAACGTTTAACGCTGGCGGCGATATGAGCGCGTTGAACGAGGCGACGGTCGAGGCAGGCGTGAAGCTTGGCGAGCCCGACCATAAGACGAAGGTTGTTCTGATGATTCCAGAACCGGGCGAGTATCAGTCCGACTTCGGCAGCATTGACGGCGAGGATCTGAACTTCGATGTAGGAGCGGTCGGCGATGCCGCATCGCTGGATAACAGGGCCAAAGCGATTCAGTGGTGGGTCGATGAAGTGCAAGCCAGATGGACGGCTGCGGGTTACTCGAACCTGGAGCTCGTCGGCATGTATTGGCTGGAGGAACAAATCAGCACGCATGCGACCGGGCCGGAGATGGTCAAGAGAGCGAGCGACATCGTTCATAACGCAGGCCTGAAGCTGTTCTGGATTCCTCATTTTATGGCCTATAAGGCATTCATGTGGAAGGATGTCGGCATTGATGCCGTATCTCTGCAGCCGAACTATTTCTTCGAGAAACTGGACCCTTCGCGTCTGGAGGATACAGCGGATATGGCGAAGCGGTACGGCATGTCGCTGGAGCTGGAATTCGACGACCGGATGATTAACGACGCCGTCTTCCGCGAGCGGTTCATCGAGTACTTGAACAGCGGCGTGGATACCGGTCTGATGCAGCATGGATATAAAGCTTACTATCAAGGCAACAACGCTGTATACAACGCGGCGAAAAGCACAGACCCTGCTACCCGAGTGCTTTACGATTGGCTATACCAATTCTCTAAAGGCACTTATCAGAAGCAAGACGCTGCTCCGCCTGATGTTGTAGCGCTCATGAACGGGCAGCCGATCTCGGAGCATACGATCGTGCCTGATACGACACAGGCCGCATTCACCTGGACCATTCCGGGAGACGACGGGAGCGGGATCGTTAAAGTTACGGCCAAGTATGACGGCAAGCCTTATACGGAAGGAACTGTTGTAGATCTGACGGGTAAGCCGGGCAAACATGTGCTGGAGCTGACGGTGGCGGCTGCCAAATCCAAAACGGTTAAATTCGTAATAGAAGCTCGTTTGGGCGCTGATGGCCTATTGGCTCTTGTTGATAAGTACGCGGACAACAAGCAGCTTAGCAATGCCGATACGGTACGCGCTATGCGCAACGCCTTGATCATGATGGAGCGTACGCAAGAGAGCAACCCTGAGCAAGCCAGGGACTATTTGCTGGCATTCAATGCGAAGCTGGAAGAAGCTAAAGGCCTTGAGTTTGTAACGGAAGGCGCTTATACGGCGCTGAAGGAAGGCGTGTATTACGAGGCTGGCAGCATCGCACAAGATAAAGAAGCAGAGGCATCCTCAACGGAAGCCGCAGGTCTGGAGCCTGCGAAGGCGCTCGACGGCGCACCGGCCACGCGTTGGGCAAGCGAAGTTCGCGATACGTCTTGGTTCCAGGTTGATCTGGACAGCCAGCAAACCTTCGACACGATCCGCATCGATTGGGAATATGCGCGCGCGGACCAATACCGTCTGAGCGTCTCGGATGATAAGCAAACGTGGGAGCCCTTGAAAGTCGGCAACAATGGCGTGGTTAAAGCTGCCGACGGCAAGAACACCCTGGTTTTCCCGGCAACGACGGCAAGATACATCAAGTTCGAGGGATTGAATCGGGCAACGTTTTACGGTTATTCCTTTTATGAATTCGGCGTGTACGATCTTGCTCCGCAGCAAGAACTAAAGACGTTGGACGGCATACAAGCCGCTGTGGACGCTTCCACGAAGAAAGTCACGATTGACGGTCTGGTCATGAACGGCAAGAAAGAACATTTGTATGTGAAAGTGCTTGACCCAAAAGGCAACATTCAATATACCGGTCAGACGGGCACTGAGGATGACGGAAGCTTCCGCATCGCCTTTACGTTGACCGGAGAAGAGCAAGGGAAGTATACGGTCGAGCTTGAAACGGATGACATGACGATTCCCGAGCTGGTAACCTTCGAATACCGCAAGACGCCTACGAGTGGTGGAGGCAATGGAGGCGGCGGTGGAAGCAATGGTGGTGGCAGCAGTGGAGGCAGCGGCGGAGGCGGTCAGGCGCAGAATCCGTATACCTTGCAAGCGGACGGTTCAGTCAAAGCCGTGCTTGTCCCAACGATGAACGGCCAGCAGGCTGCCGCTGCGGTCGGGGCGTCGGATCTGAATGCCGCCATTCAGAGGGCAGTGGCCGACAGCAAAGGCAATAAACATGTTCATGTTGAATTGAAGTCGTCGAACGCGGCTGGGAGCTATGCTTTGGAGCTTCCGGCGGCTAATTTGACGAACCAGCCTAATCTGATTCTGCATATCTCCACGCCGTACGCTCAGCTTGTTTTGACTGGTGACATGCTGGCAGGAGTCAAGGAGAATGCTGTAAAGCTGCTCGTAATCGTAAGCGATTATGCGGGCGAGTATCGCAGTAACGAAGCGGCCGGGCGGATCGGCAACAGGCCAATCGTAGAAATTGCATTGCAACTGGACGGTGAAGCTCTGTCTTGGAAAAATACGAAGGCATCGATTTCGATTGCCATTCCGTATTCGCTTCAAGCAGGAGAGCAAGCTGTTGATCTGCAAGCTTTCGAGCTGATGGGCGACAGCGCGGCGGCAATTAATGGCGCGTCTTATGACAAAGACAAGAATATGCTGCGATTCTCCATCGACCATGTCGGCGTCTATGCTATCGGCGGCAAGAATCCGGCTGCATTTAGCGACCTTGGCAAGCATGAATGGGCGCGCGAGGCGATCGAGAAGCTGGCGGAAAGAGGCATCGTCAAAGGCACCTCGATCGAAAAGGGCACGTTCAGCCCCGCAAATCAGGTAACGCGAGCTGATTTTATTTTGATGCTGGTGAACATGCTTGACCTGCGTGCCGAAATCGCCTCGACGTTCGCCGATGTGAAACCGAATGATTATTACTATGATGCGGTCTCCATCGCCAAGCAATTGGGAATCGCTTCGGGAGTGAACGAAGTTAACTTCGCTCCTCGTGATTCAATCAGCCGCCAGGATGCTATGGTTATGCTGACCCGAGCGCTGCAAACGACGGGGGCAATAAAGCCATCCGCATCCGGTTCAACGCTTGAGGGCTTCCGTGATGCGAGCCAGATTGCGCCATATGCTGCGGACAGCGTGGCAACGATGTTCGAGTATGGGCTGGTTACTGGCTCTAACGGCTACATGAAGCCGAAGAGTACGACCAGCAGGGCTGAAGCGGCGATGTTCTTGTATCGCGTTCTTCAATTAATCGAGGGGCAGCAGCAGTAG
- a CDS encoding epoxide hydrolase family protein: MTNTRPIISEESTEIQPFRISVAQDDLEDLRYRLSRTRWPEKLGEAGWKYGVSLDYVKELALYWEKEYDWRKFEARLNEYPQFTTNINGANIHFLHVRSPEPDAFPLLLTHAWPSSIVEFLELIGPLSDPRNHGGDPAQAFHLVIPSVPGFGFSGPILESGWDIARISKAWDVLMKRLGYKEYGTHGSDCGALVSRELGILKPEGLRGIHVLQLFSFPSGDPAEMADLTEEDQRKLQFLANFHERAGFNSIQSTRPQTLSYGLTDSPSGQLAWIADLFCGFGDHVDFIDRDAFLTNVTLYWLTNTAESSSRLYYENAHSHSQEPQGPNTTPTAVAVFGDDFKSIRRFAERDNTNIVQWSEFERGTHFAAMDAPDLLIPDIQSFFRRFR; encoded by the coding sequence ATGACAAATACAAGACCTATTATTTCCGAGGAAAGCACAGAAATTCAGCCGTTCCGTATCTCCGTAGCGCAAGACGATCTAGAGGACCTTCGGTATCGTTTATCTCGGACTCGTTGGCCGGAAAAGTTAGGTGAAGCGGGCTGGAAATATGGGGTATCGCTGGATTATGTGAAAGAATTAGCACTCTATTGGGAGAAAGAATACGATTGGCGTAAATTCGAAGCTCGCCTGAATGAGTATCCTCAATTCACTACGAATATCAATGGTGCCAACATTCATTTTTTACATGTTCGTTCGCCAGAACCAGACGCATTTCCACTACTGCTTACCCATGCATGGCCTAGCTCGATTGTCGAGTTCTTGGAACTCATCGGTCCGCTCAGCGATCCGCGCAATCACGGTGGTGATCCGGCTCAAGCGTTTCACCTAGTCATTCCTTCCGTTCCTGGATTTGGGTTTTCAGGGCCAATTCTTGAATCGGGATGGGATATCGCTCGTATTTCAAAAGCATGGGATGTCTTAATGAAGCGTTTGGGATATAAGGAATACGGTACCCACGGCAGCGATTGCGGTGCACTTGTATCCAGAGAACTCGGCATTCTGAAGCCGGAGGGTCTCCGCGGCATTCATGTACTGCAGCTGTTTTCGTTCCCTTCCGGAGATCCGGCAGAGATGGCTGACTTAACGGAAGAAGATCAGCGAAAACTTCAATTCCTTGCCAATTTCCATGAACGGGCAGGCTTTAATTCGATTCAATCCACACGCCCGCAAACACTCTCCTATGGGCTAACAGACTCGCCGTCAGGTCAGCTTGCTTGGATTGCCGATTTATTTTGTGGCTTTGGTGACCATGTGGATTTTATCGACCGGGACGCATTTCTGACGAACGTCACCTTATATTGGTTGACCAATACGGCGGAATCATCTTCTCGCTTGTATTATGAGAACGCGCACAGCCACAGTCAGGAGCCGCAGGGACCGAATACGACACCGACAGCAGTGGCCGTGTTCGGAGATGATTTCAAATCTATAAGACGCTTTGCTGAACGTGACAACACGAATATTGTGCAATGGTCAGAATTTGAGCGCGGAACCCACTTTGCCGCAATGGATGCACCGGATCTTCTAATCCCTGACATTCAGTCTTTTTTTCGGAGATTCCGTTGA